One Vidua macroura isolate BioBank_ID:100142 chromosome 39, ASM2450914v1, whole genome shotgun sequence DNA window includes the following coding sequences:
- the UBL5 gene encoding ubiquitin-like protein 5: MIEVVCNDRLGKKVRVKCNPEDSIRDLKKLIAAQTGTRWDKIVLKKWYTIFKDHVTLGDYEIHDGMNLELYYQ; this comes from the exons atGATCGAGGTCGTCTGCAACGACCGCCTGGGGAAGAAGGTCCGGGTGAAATGCAA CCCCGAGGACTCGATCCGCGACCTGAAGAAGCTGATCGCGGCCCAGACCGGCACCCGCTGGGACAAGATCGTCCTCAAAAAATG gTACACCATCTTCAAGGACCACGTCACGCTTGGGGACT ATGAGATCCACGACGGGATGAACCTGGAGCTGTACTACCAATAG